A genomic stretch from Lathyrus oleraceus cultivar Zhongwan6 chromosome 2, CAAS_Psat_ZW6_1.0, whole genome shotgun sequence includes:
- the LOC127123861 gene encoding uncharacterized protein LOC127123861 yields the protein MGESMVIDTPAMGSVTKSSICLNCPLCIFDRDFGIDLVCLPLVQVDVILGMNCLKFNRVHINYYAKMVMFPEFVGGEDLFVSAKQVNQSVKEVALVLMMLASFDVNGKGVTGNLPIVCNFLDVFPDYISDFSPECEVEFTINLVPDTSPILMASYRMSASELSELKKQLEDLLEKKFVRLGVSSWGAPVLLVNKKDGSMHLCVDYYLLNKVTIKNKYPLLRIDDLMGQLVDACVFSKVDLSFGYYQIHSMVITSIW from the coding sequence ATGGGTGAGAGTATGGTTATTGATACCCCTGCTATGGGTTCGGTAACTAAATCTTCgatttgtttgaattgtccgCTGTGTATTTTTGatagagattttgggatagatTTGGTTTGTCTTCCGTTAGTACAAGTGGATGTTATCCTTGGGATGAACTGTTTGAAGTTCAACCGCGTTCATATTAACTACTATGCCAAAATGGTGATGTTTCCAGAGTTCGTGGGAGGGGAAGATTTGTTTGTATCTGCTAAGCAAGTGAATCAGTCTGTAAAGGAAGTTGCTCTTGTGCTTATGATGTTAGCTTCTTTCGATGTAAATGGTAAAGGAGTAACTGGCAATCTACCTATTGTTTGTAATTTTCTAGATGTGTTCCCTGACTATATTAGTGATTTTTCGCCAGAGTGTGAGGTAGAGTTTACTATAAACTTAGTACCTGACACTAGTCCTATTTTGATGGCTTCATATAGGATGTCCGCTTCAGAGTTGAGTGAACTGAAGAAACAACTTGAGGATTTGCTTGAGAAGAAATTTGTGCGACTGGGCGTTTCATCGTGGGGTGCGCCCGTTCTGTTAGTAAATAAGAAAGATGGTAGTATGCATCTGTGTGTCGATTATTATCTGTTGAACAAAGTGACTatcaagaacaagtatccacttctaaggattgatgatttgatgggTCAGTTAGTAGATGCGTGTGTTTTCAGTAAAGTTGACTTGAGTTTTGGGTATTATCAGATTCATAGTATGGTCATTACGAGTATTTGGTAA